A window from Felis catus isolate Fca126 chromosome B1, F.catus_Fca126_mat1.0, whole genome shotgun sequence encodes these proteins:
- the LGI3 gene encoding leucine-rich repeat LGI family member 3 isoform X2 encodes MAGLRARRGSGLRLLALSTLGFCLMLQVSAKRPPKTPPCPPSCSCTRDTAFCVDSKAVPRNLPSEVISLTLVNAAFSEIQDGAFSHLPLLQFLLLNSNKFTLIGDNAFTGLSHLQYLFIENNDIWALSKFTFRGLKSLTHLSLANNNLQTLPRDIFRPLDILSDLDLRGNSLNCDCKVKWLVEWLVHTNTTVAPIYCASPPRFQEHKVQDLPLREFDCITTAPSAVHCKPMVVDSQLYVVVAQLFGGSYIYHWDPNTTRFTKLQDIDPQRVRKPNDLEAFRIDGDWYFAVADSSKAGATSLYRWHQNGFYSHQALHAWHRDTDLEFVDGEGKPRLIVSSSSQAPVIYQWSRTQKQFVAQGEVTQVPDAQAVKHFRAGRDSYLCLSRYIGDSKILRWEGTRFSEVQALPSRGSLAMQPFLVGGRRYLALGSDFSFTQIYQWDEGRQKFVRFQELAVQAPRAFCYMPAGDAQLLLAPSFKGQTLVYRHIVVDLSA; translated from the exons ATGGCGGGGCTGCGGGCCAGgcggggctccgggctccggcTGCTGGCGCTGTCCACGCTCGGCTTCTGCCTGATGCTGCAAGTCAGTGCCAAGAGGCCCCCCAAGACGCCCCCCTGCCCGCCTAGCTGCTCCTGCACCAGGGACACCGCCTTCTGCGTGGACTCTAAGGCAGTGCCCAGGAACCTGCCCTCCGAGGTCATCTCTCT GACGCTGGTGAATGCTGCCTTCTCGGAGATCCAGGATGGAGCGTTTTCCCACCTGCCACTGCTGCAGTTCCT gtTGCTCAACTCCAACAAGTTTACTCTGATTGGAGACAATGCCTTCACAGGACTGTCGCACCTGCAGTACCT CTTCATTGAGAACAATGACATCTGGGCACTATCCAAGTTTACCTTCAGAGGACTCAAGTCTTTGACACACCT ATCGCTGGCCAACAATAATCTGCAGACACTGCCTAGAGACATCTTTCGGCCCTTGGACATCCTGAGTGACTT GGACCTGCGGGGCAACTCACTCAACTGTGACTGCAAAGTGAAGTGGCTGGTGGAGTGGCTGGTGCACACCAACACCACGGTGGCTCCCATCTATTGCGCCAGCCCACCCCGCTTCCAAGAGCACAAGGTGCAGGATTTGCCGCTGCGGGAGTTCGACTGCATCACCACAG CCCCCTCTGCAGTGCACTGCAAGCCAATGGTGGTAGACAGCCAGCTGTACGTGGTTGTGGCCCAGCTGTTCGGTGGATCTTACATTTACCACTGGGACCCCAACACCACACGCTTCACCAAGCTGCAGGATATCGACCCACAGCGTGTGCGCAAGCCCAACGACCTGGAAGCTTTCCGCATTGACGGCGACTGGTACTTTGCCGTGGCCGACAGCTCCAAGGCGGGTGCCACCAGCCTCTACCGCTGGCACCAGAATGGCTTCTACTCCCACCAGGCCCTGCATGCATGGCACCGTGACACTGACCTGGAGTTTGTAGATGGCGAGGGCAAGCCACGGTTGATTGTGTCTAGTAGCTCCCAGGCACCTGTCATCTATCAGTGGAGCCGCACCCAGAAGCAGTTTGTGGCCCAGGGTGAGGTGACCCAGGTGCCTGATGCCCAGGCTGTGAAACACTTCCGTGCTGGGCGCGACAGCTACCTGTGTCTCAGCCGCTACATCGGTGACTCCAAGATCCTGCGCTGGGAGGGCACCCGCTTCTCTGAAGTgcaggccctgccctccaggggctcGCTGGCCATGCAGCCCTTCCTCGTGGGTGGCCGCCGCTACCTGGCGCTGGGCAGCGACTTCTCCTTCACGCAGATCTACCAGTGGGATGAGGGGCGCCAAAAGTTTGTGCGGTTCCAGGAGCTGGCTGTGCAGGCCCCTCGGGCCTTCTGCTACATGCCTGCTGGGGATGCTCAGCTGCTCCTGGCCCCTAGCTTCAAGGGACAGACGCTCGTGTACCGACACATAGTGGTGGATCTCAGTGCCTAG
- the LGI3 gene encoding leucine-rich repeat LGI family member 3 isoform X1, with amino-acid sequence MAGLRARRGSGLRLLALSTLGFCLMLQVSAKRPPKTPPCPPSCSCTRDTAFCVDSKAVPRNLPSEVISLTLVNAAFSEIQDGAFSHLPLLQFLLLNSNKFTLIGDNAFTGLSHLQYLFIENNDIWALSKFTFRGLKSLTHLSLANNNLQTLPRDIFRPLDILSDLDLRGNSLNCDCKVKWLVEWLVHTNTTVAPIYCASPPRFQEHKVQDLPLREFDCITTDFVLYQTLPFPAVSAEPFLYSSDLYLALAQPGASACTVLKWDYVERQLRDYDRIPAPSAVHCKPMVVDSQLYVVVAQLFGGSYIYHWDPNTTRFTKLQDIDPQRVRKPNDLEAFRIDGDWYFAVADSSKAGATSLYRWHQNGFYSHQALHAWHRDTDLEFVDGEGKPRLIVSSSSQAPVIYQWSRTQKQFVAQGEVTQVPDAQAVKHFRAGRDSYLCLSRYIGDSKILRWEGTRFSEVQALPSRGSLAMQPFLVGGRRYLALGSDFSFTQIYQWDEGRQKFVRFQELAVQAPRAFCYMPAGDAQLLLAPSFKGQTLVYRHIVVDLSA; translated from the exons ATGGCGGGGCTGCGGGCCAGgcggggctccgggctccggcTGCTGGCGCTGTCCACGCTCGGCTTCTGCCTGATGCTGCAAGTCAGTGCCAAGAGGCCCCCCAAGACGCCCCCCTGCCCGCCTAGCTGCTCCTGCACCAGGGACACCGCCTTCTGCGTGGACTCTAAGGCAGTGCCCAGGAACCTGCCCTCCGAGGTCATCTCTCT GACGCTGGTGAATGCTGCCTTCTCGGAGATCCAGGATGGAGCGTTTTCCCACCTGCCACTGCTGCAGTTCCT gtTGCTCAACTCCAACAAGTTTACTCTGATTGGAGACAATGCCTTCACAGGACTGTCGCACCTGCAGTACCT CTTCATTGAGAACAATGACATCTGGGCACTATCCAAGTTTACCTTCAGAGGACTCAAGTCTTTGACACACCT ATCGCTGGCCAACAATAATCTGCAGACACTGCCTAGAGACATCTTTCGGCCCTTGGACATCCTGAGTGACTT GGACCTGCGGGGCAACTCACTCAACTGTGACTGCAAAGTGAAGTGGCTGGTGGAGTGGCTGGTGCACACCAACACCACGGTGGCTCCCATCTATTGCGCCAGCCCACCCCGCTTCCAAGAGCACAAGGTGCAGGATTTGCCGCTGCGGGAGTTCGACTGCATCACCACAG ATTTTGTGCTGTACCAGACCCTGCCCTTCCCAGCAGTATCAGCTGAGCCCTTCCTTTACTCCAGTGACCTCTATTTGGCTCTGGCCCAGCCAGGTGCCAGCGCTTGCACCGTCCTCAAGTGGGACTATGTTGAACGGCAGCTTCGAGATTATGATAGAATACCAG CCCCCTCTGCAGTGCACTGCAAGCCAATGGTGGTAGACAGCCAGCTGTACGTGGTTGTGGCCCAGCTGTTCGGTGGATCTTACATTTACCACTGGGACCCCAACACCACACGCTTCACCAAGCTGCAGGATATCGACCCACAGCGTGTGCGCAAGCCCAACGACCTGGAAGCTTTCCGCATTGACGGCGACTGGTACTTTGCCGTGGCCGACAGCTCCAAGGCGGGTGCCACCAGCCTCTACCGCTGGCACCAGAATGGCTTCTACTCCCACCAGGCCCTGCATGCATGGCACCGTGACACTGACCTGGAGTTTGTAGATGGCGAGGGCAAGCCACGGTTGATTGTGTCTAGTAGCTCCCAGGCACCTGTCATCTATCAGTGGAGCCGCACCCAGAAGCAGTTTGTGGCCCAGGGTGAGGTGACCCAGGTGCCTGATGCCCAGGCTGTGAAACACTTCCGTGCTGGGCGCGACAGCTACCTGTGTCTCAGCCGCTACATCGGTGACTCCAAGATCCTGCGCTGGGAGGGCACCCGCTTCTCTGAAGTgcaggccctgccctccaggggctcGCTGGCCATGCAGCCCTTCCTCGTGGGTGGCCGCCGCTACCTGGCGCTGGGCAGCGACTTCTCCTTCACGCAGATCTACCAGTGGGATGAGGGGCGCCAAAAGTTTGTGCGGTTCCAGGAGCTGGCTGTGCAGGCCCCTCGGGCCTTCTGCTACATGCCTGCTGGGGATGCTCAGCTGCTCCTGGCCCCTAGCTTCAAGGGACAGACGCTCGTGTACCGACACATAGTGGTGGATCTCAGTGCCTAG
- the REEP4 gene encoding receptor expression-enhancing protein 4 translates to MVSWMICRLVVLVFGMLYPAYASYKAVKTKNIREYVRWMMYWIVFALFMAVETFTDIFISWFPFYYEIKMAFVLWLLSPYTKGASLLYRKFVHPSLSRHEKEIDTCIVQAKERSYETMLSFGKRGLNIAASAAVQAATKSQGALAGRLRSFSMQDLRSIPDAPAPAYQDPLYLEDQVPRRRPPIGYRAGGLQDSDTEDECWSDTEAVSQPPARPREKPLSRSQSLRVVKRKPPMREGTSRSLKVRTRKKTISSDMNS, encoded by the exons ATGGTGTCCTGGATGATCTGTCGCCTGGTAGT GCTGGTGTTTGGGATGCTGTACCCAGCTTATGCTTCCTACAAGGCTGTGAAGACCAAGAACATACGTGAATAT gtgcgGTGGATGATGTACTGGATAGTCTTTGCACTGTTCATGGCAGTGGAAACCTTCACAGACATCTTTATTTCCTG GTTCCCTTTCTACTATGAGATCAAGATGGCCTTTGTGCTATGGCTGCTCTCGCCTTACACCAAAGGGGCCAGCCTGCTTTACCGAAAGTTTGTCCACCCATCCTTATCCCGTCATGAGAAG GAGATTGACACCTGCATCGTGCAGGCCAAGGAGCGCAGCTATGAGACGATGCTCAGCTTTGGGAAACGGGGCCTCAACATTGCTGCTTCGGCTGCTGTACAGGCTGCCACCAAG AGTCAGGGTGCACTGGCCGGAAGGCTGCGGAGCTTCTCCATGCAGGACCTGCGCTCCATCCCTgatgcccctgcccctgcctacCAGGATCCCCTCTACCTGGAGGACCAGGTACCTCGCCGCAGGCCGCCCATCG GGTATAGGGCAGGGGGCCTGCAGGACAGCGACACTGAGGATGAGTGTTGGTCAGATACAGAGGCAGTCTCCCAGCCACCTGCCCGGCCCCGAGAGAAGCCTCTGAGCCGCAGCCAGAGCCTGCGTGTGGTCAAGAGGAAGCCACCCATGCGGGAG GGCACCTCGCGCTCACTGAAGGTTCGGACAAGGAAAAAGACCATTTCCTCAGACATGAACAGCTAG